One part of the Magnetovibrio sp. PR-2 genome encodes these proteins:
- a CDS encoding NAD-dependent epimerase/dehydratase family protein: MLEHLNAHPQNPERVVILGAKGFVGSATADVLAKDGVEVLALGRQELDLLGGEAARDLANVLKPSDSVVVISAQAPVKNNAMLESNIAMMSNVCAAFDQVEPAHMVYVSSDAVYADSMEPLDERSCAEPGSLHGIMHIARETMLANAYSGPLGILRPTLIYGESDPHNGYGPNRFRRLAAEGEDIVLFGEGEEQRDHVLIDDVADLIVRMLKSKSHGKLNAATGTVISFRHIALAVVAQFSDPVDIKGSPRVGEMPHNGYRAFNPAATKAAFPDFSYTDIQTGLSQVHAQMMEKL, encoded by the coding sequence ATGCTGGAACATTTAAATGCTCACCCCCAAAACCCCGAGCGCGTCGTGATCCTTGGCGCGAAGGGGTTTGTGGGTTCTGCGACGGCAGATGTCTTGGCCAAAGACGGGGTCGAGGTCTTAGCCCTTGGTCGCCAAGAGCTTGATTTGCTGGGGGGCGAAGCCGCGCGTGATTTGGCAAATGTCTTAAAGCCGAGCGACAGCGTTGTTGTGATCTCTGCCCAAGCTCCGGTGAAAAACAACGCCATGTTGGAAAGCAACATCGCGATGATGAGCAACGTCTGTGCAGCCTTTGATCAGGTTGAACCGGCGCATATGGTGTATGTCAGTTCCGATGCGGTGTATGCCGACAGCATGGAGCCGTTAGACGAACGTTCATGTGCGGAGCCGGGCTCGCTTCACGGGATTATGCATATTGCGCGCGAAACCATGTTGGCTAATGCTTACAGTGGGCCATTGGGAATACTTCGCCCGACACTCATCTATGGTGAAAGCGATCCCCATAACGGATACGGTCCGAACCGTTTTCGGCGCTTGGCCGCAGAGGGTGAGGATATCGTGTTGTTTGGAGAAGGCGAAGAACAGCGCGATCACGTCTTGATTGATGATGTCGCAGACTTAATCGTGCGCATGTTAAAATCCAAAAGCCACGGTAAATTGAATGCCGCCACCGGTACGGTCATATCGTTCCGCCATATCGCTTTGGCTGTTGTGGCGCAATTCTCTGATCCCGTGGACATTAAAGGGTCGCCGCGTGTTGGTGAAATGCCGCACAATGGCTACCGCGCCTTTAATCCAGCAGCAACGAAAGCGGCTTTCCCAGATTTTTCCTATACGGACATTCAAACCGGCTTGTCACAGGTGCACGCACAAATGATGGAGAAACTCTAA
- a CDS encoding NAD-dependent epimerase/dehydratase family protein, translated as MSQWNPNHKKVAVVTGGAGFIGSHMTDLLLSEGYAVCVIDSFVGGHERNLAHLSGNPDLHIERTDIRDLDSAHPCFVGAEFVFHFAGIGDIVPSIEQPIDYMDVNVQGTVRVLEAARAGGVKKFVYAASSSCYGLADTPTREDHPIDPKYPYALSKYQGEQAVFHWHNVYDLPVNSVRIFNAYGTRVRTTGAYGAVFGVFFKQKLADKPFTVVGDGEQSRDFIYVTDVAKAFYAAAVADVSGEVFNLGAGAPQTVNRLVELLGGDVVYVPKRPGEPDCTWADITNITAKLDWQPSVSFADGVAMMVAEIDNWKDAPLWEPDSIAVATESWFKYMGGDNAT; from the coding sequence ATGAGCCAATGGAATCCAAATCATAAAAAAGTCGCCGTCGTCACAGGCGGGGCCGGTTTTATCGGCAGCCACATGACGGATTTGTTGTTAAGCGAAGGCTATGCGGTGTGTGTCATCGACAGTTTCGTCGGTGGGCATGAGCGCAACTTAGCGCACCTTTCGGGCAACCCGGACCTGCACATTGAACGCACGGACATTCGGGACCTGGACAGCGCTCATCCCTGTTTTGTGGGTGCTGAGTTCGTTTTTCATTTTGCTGGCATCGGCGACATTGTGCCCTCTATAGAACAGCCCATCGACTATATGGACGTGAACGTTCAAGGTACAGTGCGCGTGCTGGAGGCTGCACGGGCTGGGGGGGTGAAGAAGTTTGTCTATGCCGCGTCGTCATCGTGTTACGGTCTGGCCGACACGCCGACGCGTGAAGACCATCCCATTGATCCGAAGTATCCTTATGCATTGTCAAAGTATCAAGGCGAACAAGCGGTCTTTCATTGGCACAACGTGTATGACCTCCCGGTCAATTCCGTTCGGATTTTTAACGCATATGGAACGCGTGTGCGTACGACGGGCGCTTATGGGGCTGTGTTCGGCGTGTTCTTTAAGCAAAAGCTTGCGGACAAACCGTTCACAGTCGTTGGGGATGGGGAGCAGTCGCGTGACTTCATCTATGTCACGGATGTGGCCAAAGCATTCTATGCAGCAGCGGTTGCGGATGTGAGCGGCGAGGTCTTTAATCTTGGCGCAGGTGCGCCTCAAACCGTGAACCGCCTGGTCGAATTGTTGGGTGGAGATGTGGTCTATGTCCCCAAACGACCAGGTGAGCCCGATTGCACATGGGCGGATATCACAAACATAACCGCGAAGCTCGATTGGCAACCGAGCGTCTCTTTTGCCGACGGTGTCGCGATGATGGTGGCTGAGATTGACAACTGGAAAGACGCACCCTTGTGGGAGCCCGACAGCATTGCCGTCGCAACCGAAAGCTGGTTCAAATACATGGGGGGAGACAACGCAACATGA
- a CDS encoding transaldolase — MTKVDNLNVKIYADGANLEEIRALAQNPLIEGFTTNPTLMRRAGVSDYETFARDVLAEITDRPVSFEVFADDKDGMIAQARTIATWGENVNVKIPFTNTLGESMLPAIEELSNSGVQVNVTAMMTVDHVAQTVNVLNPDVPAIVSVFAGRIADTGMDPVPVMQEAVALLSDCPKAELLWASPRELLNIFHADDAGCHIITVTNDLLAKLVNVGKDLDQFSLETVLMFYRDASEAGYSIRTQS, encoded by the coding sequence ATGACAAAAGTCGATAATCTCAACGTCAAGATTTATGCGGACGGCGCGAACCTGGAAGAAATCAGGGCGTTGGCGCAAAACCCATTGATTGAAGGCTTTACCACCAATCCCACCTTGATGCGGCGTGCGGGTGTGAGCGACTACGAAACCTTTGCCCGTGATGTGTTGGCAGAGATTACGGATCGTCCGGTGAGTTTTGAAGTCTTTGCCGATGACAAAGACGGCATGATTGCGCAAGCGCGCACCATCGCGACATGGGGCGAAAACGTCAACGTCAAAATTCCGTTTACCAACACCTTGGGCGAATCAATGCTGCCCGCCATTGAGGAGTTATCGAACTCCGGCGTGCAAGTGAATGTGACCGCGATGATGACGGTGGACCACGTTGCCCAAACTGTGAATGTTCTCAATCCCGACGTGCCGGCAATTGTTTCTGTTTTTGCCGGGCGCATTGCCGATACCGGCATGGACCCCGTGCCGGTCATGCAAGAGGCCGTGGCCCTTTTATCCGATTGCCCCAAAGCGGAGTTGTTGTGGGCAAGCCCACGCGAACTGTTGAACATCTTTCATGCGGATGACGCAGGCTGTCATATCATTACGGTGACCAATGACTTGTTGGCAAAACTGGTGAATGTTGGGAAAGACTTAGATCAGTTCAGCTTGGAAACGGTATTGATGTTCTATCGTGATGCCAGCGAGGCCGGTTATAGCATTCGCACACAATCATAA
- a CDS encoding nucleotide sugar dehydrogenase: MNQPVIGYCGMTHLGLNSAVASAAHGFETYGFDLDGALVDAIAAGDLPVVEPGLDDLFAKHRDHLTFTSRAEDLAHCDVVYVAPDVPTDDAGQSDLSGIETLLSIVEPQVRDDAVLVVLSQVNPGFTRSHARPAGPLYYQVETLIFGRAVERALYPERFIVGCANPDEPLAEALETYLKAFDCPVLPMRYESAELAKISINMCLVASVTVANTMAEICESIGADWSEIIPSLRLDKRIGEYSYIVPGLGISGGNLERDLASVIRMADSHGTDAGVVRAWLTNSTHRKNWPMRTLQKEVLDDQPDATVAVIGLAYKENTHSTKNSPALVLLDQLKDRSVKVYDPVVPPSAGGEHAQGADSALAAAAGADVVVLMTPWPEFRDIDPVALANAMAGKTVIDPYGLLDGDALAGAQMKHHKLGVAG, translated from the coding sequence ATGAACCAGCCTGTCATCGGATACTGCGGTATGACGCATCTGGGTCTGAATTCTGCCGTGGCCTCAGCAGCACATGGTTTTGAGACTTACGGCTTCGATTTGGATGGCGCGTTGGTCGATGCCATCGCCGCAGGGGACTTGCCGGTGGTGGAACCTGGTCTGGACGATCTGTTTGCCAAGCACCGCGATCACTTGACCTTTACGTCACGGGCCGAAGATTTGGCCCACTGCGATGTGGTCTATGTTGCACCCGATGTGCCGACGGATGATGCCGGCCAAAGCGATTTGTCTGGGATTGAGACGTTGTTGTCTATTGTTGAGCCGCAGGTGCGTGACGACGCGGTGCTGGTCGTGCTGTCCCAAGTGAACCCGGGCTTTACCCGTTCCCATGCCCGCCCAGCGGGACCGCTGTATTATCAAGTTGAGACCCTGATCTTTGGCCGAGCCGTTGAACGGGCCTTGTATCCGGAGCGCTTCATTGTTGGCTGTGCTAACCCCGATGAACCTTTGGCGGAGGCGTTGGAAACTTATCTAAAAGCGTTCGACTGCCCGGTTCTGCCCATGCGTTATGAGAGTGCCGAGCTGGCGAAAATTTCCATTAACATGTGTTTGGTGGCTTCCGTCACCGTGGCCAACACCATGGCGGAGATTTGTGAATCCATCGGTGCCGATTGGTCGGAAATCATCCCGTCCTTGCGGCTGGACAAGCGTATTGGTGAGTACAGTTACATCGTTCCGGGCTTAGGCATATCGGGTGGAAATTTAGAGCGAGACTTGGCGTCAGTCATTCGTATGGCCGATAGCCACGGGACGGACGCAGGTGTCGTGCGGGCTTGGCTCACGAACAGCACGCACCGCAAAAATTGGCCCATGCGGACGTTGCAAAAAGAGGTTCTGGACGACCAGCCGGATGCAACCGTCGCCGTGATTGGCTTGGCGTATAAAGAAAACACGCACAGCACCAAAAACTCACCGGCCCTTGTTTTGTTGGATCAGTTAAAAGACCGCAGCGTGAAGGTCTATGACCCGGTTGTGCCGCCCTCTGCCGGGGGTGAGCATGCTCAAGGGGCAGACAGTGCTTTGGCCGCAGCTGCGGGTGCCGACGTTGTTGTGTTGATGACTCCGTGGCCGGAATTTCGCGATATTGACCCCGTCGCACTTGCCAACGCGATGGCTGGGAAAACGGTTATAGATCCGTATGGATTGCTGGATGGTGATGCCTTGGCTGGTGCTCAAATGAAACACCATAAACTTGGCGTTGCAGGTTAG
- a CDS encoding class I SAM-dependent methyltransferase gives MREVDLLRGLPKGKRNVKARETAKTDEHIRVSREYGETYFDGPREYGYGGYRYDGRWRPVAQDMVDHFGLKPGDKFLDVGCAKGFLVKDLLELGVDAYGLDISHYAMMNCEPEVVGRLHIGSAESLPFPDNSFDAVVSINTVHNLERDLCVQAVKEIERLAPGKGFIQVDSYKTPEQKEIFESWVLTAHFYDYPEGWLKLYEEAGYTGDYNWTIIN, from the coding sequence ATGCGCGAAGTTGATCTTCTTCGGGGCTTGCCCAAAGGCAAACGCAATGTCAAAGCGCGTGAAACGGCCAAGACCGACGAGCACATCCGTGTGTCGCGCGAATACGGTGAAACTTATTTCGACGGACCGCGTGAGTATGGTTACGGCGGTTATCGTTACGACGGGCGTTGGCGTCCGGTGGCACAGGACATGGTCGATCACTTCGGCCTGAAACCGGGCGATAAGTTTTTGGACGTGGGTTGTGCAAAAGGTTTTTTGGTTAAAGACCTTTTGGAATTGGGCGTCGACGCATATGGTTTGGATATCTCGCACTATGCCATGATGAATTGTGAACCTGAAGTCGTTGGTCGTTTGCACATCGGCAGTGCGGAAAGCCTGCCGTTCCCGGATAACAGTTTTGATGCGGTTGTGTCCATCAATACGGTTCACAATTTGGAACGTGATCTGTGTGTGCAGGCCGTGAAGGAAATTGAACGCCTAGCGCCCGGCAAAGGTTTCATCCAGGTCGACAGTTATAAGACGCCTGAACAAAAAGAGATTTTTGAAAGCTGGGTTTTGACGGCTCACTTTTACGATTACCCCGAAGGTTGGCTGAAACTCTATGAAGAGGCTGGCTATACGGGGGATTATAACTGGACCATTATCAACTGA
- a CDS encoding Gfo/Idh/MocA family protein translates to MSNSMRIIIAGLGVQGHKRRAVAGTDCVAIVDPVHEDADFRTVEDVPLDSYDACLVCTPDEAKVDLLTYLLNNAKHVMVEKPLLTHDDKTLTTLQGLASDNAVVCYTAYNHRFEPHFMAMKDLIDSGELGEIYSVRMFYGNGTARLVRDSVWRDQAAGVLPDLGSHLLDTLRYWLGDDFDQTFETRGAFCHENKSFDHVIIGSNAGPVVQLEASMLSWRNHFTCDVLAEKGSAHIESLCKWGPSTFIHRTRILPAGRPPESSTTLVKDDPTWELEYDHFKNLCVSGGTGNLENDLWLNKTLRELAQQVGVSSVLPKDVPS, encoded by the coding sequence ATGAGCAATTCCATGCGGATCATCATTGCTGGATTGGGTGTGCAAGGGCACAAACGTCGTGCTGTGGCTGGGACGGATTGTGTCGCCATTGTTGACCCCGTTCACGAAGATGCCGACTTTCGCACTGTAGAAGATGTTCCACTGGACAGTTATGACGCTTGTTTGGTTTGTACGCCCGATGAAGCCAAGGTTGATCTGCTGACTTATCTGTTGAACAACGCCAAGCATGTGATGGTGGAAAAGCCGTTGCTCACCCATGACGACAAAACTCTCACCACGTTGCAGGGCTTGGCCAGCGACAACGCTGTGGTTTGTTACACAGCCTACAACCACCGCTTTGAGCCGCACTTCATGGCCATGAAGGATCTCATAGATAGTGGAGAGTTGGGCGAGATTTATTCCGTTCGCATGTTCTACGGAAATGGAACGGCGCGTTTGGTTCGTGACAGCGTTTGGCGCGATCAGGCTGCGGGCGTGTTGCCGGACTTGGGCTCACACCTTTTGGACACGTTGCGCTATTGGCTGGGGGACGATTTTGACCAGACGTTTGAAACGCGCGGGGCGTTTTGCCACGAAAACAAATCTTTCGACCACGTGATCATCGGTTCCAACGCGGGCCCGGTTGTTCAGTTGGAAGCCAGTATGCTGAGTTGGCGCAACCACTTCACGTGTGATGTGTTGGCTGAAAAGGGCAGCGCACATATTGAATCGTTGTGCAAATGGGGGCCCAGTACCTTTATCCATCGCACGCGTATTTTGCCCGCAGGCCGTCCGCCGGAAAGCTCGACAACCTTGGTGAAAGATGATCCCACCTGGGAATTGGAATACGATCACTTTAAAAATCTGTGTGTGTCTGGAGGCACAGGCAATCTGGAAAATGATTTGTGGCTGAACAAAACGCTGCGTGAGTTGGCTCAGCAAGTGGGTGTTTCTTCTGTCTTGCCAAAGGACGTGCCGTCATGA
- a CDS encoding radical SAM protein yields MADRFQIDSHKMAYHPERTTALMEAGDDWEKAKSIYPIYVEVSPVGACNHRCVFCAYDYIGYKTIQLDYEMLAERLPEMGRLGVKSIMFAGEGEPMLHKRIVDIVRVTKESGIDVSFTTNATAMPKNFPDEALQHVSWIKASINAGTAKTYAEIHQTKEHHFDLAIKNLKALVEKRNANGWNTTLGAQILLLPENAGEIEQLAKICRDQIGLDYLVVKPYSHVEASETTRYKDLDYTQFLELEDSLKHLNTDDFSLVFRANTMRRYTDADRYPVCYSVPFMWAHIMASGDVFGCGAFLLDPRFKYGNIKENAFQDIWEGEKRHKNFDFVRHELDISECRRNCRMDAVNRYLYQVIDRKPDHVNFI; encoded by the coding sequence ATGGCGGATCGTTTTCAAATCGACAGTCACAAAATGGCGTACCACCCCGAACGCACAACCGCGTTGATGGAAGCCGGTGATGATTGGGAGAAGGCAAAATCCATCTACCCGATTTATGTCGAAGTCTCCCCTGTCGGTGCGTGCAATCACAGGTGCGTGTTCTGCGCATACGACTACATCGGTTATAAAACAATCCAGCTTGACTATGAGATGCTTGCCGAGCGCCTGCCCGAAATGGGCCGTTTAGGCGTGAAGAGCATTATGTTCGCCGGCGAAGGTGAGCCGATGCTGCACAAACGCATTGTCGACATTGTCCGGGTGACGAAAGAATCCGGCATCGATGTTTCGTTTACAACGAACGCGACGGCCATGCCGAAGAACTTCCCGGATGAAGCTTTGCAGCATGTGTCTTGGATCAAGGCGTCCATCAATGCGGGCACGGCCAAAACCTATGCCGAGATACACCAAACCAAAGAACATCATTTCGATCTAGCCATTAAAAACCTGAAGGCATTGGTGGAAAAACGAAACGCAAACGGTTGGAATACGACATTGGGCGCACAGATTTTGCTATTGCCGGAAAACGCGGGTGAAATCGAACAGCTCGCGAAAATCTGCCGCGATCAGATTGGTCTGGATTATTTGGTCGTGAAACCCTATTCCCACGTCGAAGCCAGCGAAACCACGCGCTACAAAGATTTGGACTACACCCAGTTTTTAGAACTGGAAGACAGCCTCAAACACCTCAACACAGATGATTTCAGTTTGGTCTTTCGCGCCAACACCATGCGGCGTTATACGGATGCTGACCGTTATCCGGTTTGTTATTCCGTTCCCTTTATGTGGGCCCATATCATGGCGTCGGGGGATGTGTTCGGCTGCGGCGCATTTTTGCTGGACCCGCGCTTTAAATATGGGAACATCAAAGAAAACGCTTTCCAAGACATTTGGGAAGGCGAAAAACGCCATAAGAATTTCGACTTTGTTCGCCATGAATTGGATATTTCAGAATGTCGGAGGAACTGTCGTATGGATGCTGTGAACAGATATTTGTATCAAGTGATCGATCGCAAACCGGATCACGTGAATTTTATTTAA
- a CDS encoding transketolase, with amino-acid sequence MSNTSFDNTEARKRCLKYRRRLLDISQQVSALHGGAALSAMEMVDCLYHGLMRDPAGANSPDTFVMSKGHGCMVQYIILEEMGVLSREDLDLYCKADGRLGCHPDYGNPGIEASTGSLGHGMGLTVGMAYTEKFVKKTDGNVFVVVSDGEFQEGSTWECMMMAANLGVDNLIACLDHNGFQSFGRTSETHPQFYPIREKVEAFGWECAEVNGHDAAAVVDAIQSRKGGKPFLLVGNTVKGKGVSFMENIPIWHYRSPNPEEYQQAIDELQEVSS; translated from the coding sequence GTGTCCAACACGTCGTTCGACAACACAGAGGCCCGAAAACGGTGTTTGAAATACCGTCGCCGTTTGCTTGATATCTCTCAACAAGTCAGCGCCCTACACGGTGGCGCGGCGCTGTCGGCCATGGAAATGGTTGATTGTCTCTATCACGGATTGATGCGCGACCCGGCTGGCGCGAATTCACCCGATACCTTCGTCATGTCCAAGGGCCATGGCTGTATGGTGCAGTACATTATCTTGGAAGAAATGGGTGTCTTGTCGCGCGAAGACCTTGATCTTTATTGCAAGGCCGATGGGCGACTTGGTTGTCATCCTGATTACGGAAATCCAGGGATCGAAGCGTCTACCGGGTCTTTAGGTCATGGTATGGGGCTGACCGTCGGCATGGCGTATACGGAAAAATTCGTCAAAAAGACTGACGGAAACGTTTTTGTGGTTGTCAGCGATGGCGAGTTTCAAGAGGGATCGACCTGGGAATGCATGATGATGGCGGCCAATTTGGGTGTTGATAATCTGATTGCGTGCTTGGATCACAACGGCTTTCAATCGTTTGGCCGGACCTCTGAAACGCATCCTCAGTTTTACCCGATCCGCGAAAAGGTCGAAGCTTTTGGTTGGGAATGTGCAGAAGTCAACGGCCACGACGCGGCTGCTGTGGTTGATGCCATTCAATCCAGAAAAGGCGGCAAGCCGTTCCTGTTGGTGGGCAACACCGTTAAAGGCAAGGGCGTGTCGTTTATGGAGAATATACCCATCTGGCACTATCGCTCTCCCAATCCGGAAGAATATCAGCAAGCCA
- a CDS encoding PfkB family carbohydrate kinase, translating into MTEEFFEQYAHKIVTPDDLCERFGPCPRDQRVIMCHGVFDVVHPGHVRHLAYAKSKADVLVVSITADKHITKGAYRPHVPEQLRAHNLAAFEMVDFVLIDQNAKPLENIRKLQPDLFAKGFEYTNTGLPPETQEETDAVESYGGEMIFTPGDIVYSSSRIIDAELPNIGIEKLLTMMKEGDFGFDDLREAVSNLQGKRVHVVGDTIVDSYTRSNLIGGQTKTPTFSVLFEGRDDYIGGAGIVAQHLRAAGADVVFSTVLGDDEFKDFVLDGLRDAGVECKAIIDKTRPTTNKNAIIASGYRLLKIDTLDNSSISKTLIGKLVKQISETPADAVVFSDFRHGIYNALSVPTLTQAIPDNVYRVADSQVASRWGNITEFLGFDLITPNEREARFSLADQDSTVRNLSLKLMAKTDCNTVFLKLGSRGVFVSYMDEDKGECFIAIDSFAGNVVDAVGAGDAMLAYSTLCMMTTGSPFISSIVGSMAAACECEYDGNIPIRPEDVLRKIDTVEKLANYS; encoded by the coding sequence ATGACGGAAGAGTTCTTCGAACAATATGCGCACAAAATCGTAACGCCTGACGATCTGTGTGAACGGTTCGGGCCTTGCCCGCGCGATCAGCGCGTGATCATGTGTCACGGTGTGTTTGATGTTGTCCACCCCGGTCACGTCCGTCACTTGGCCTATGCCAAAAGCAAAGCCGATGTGTTGGTGGTCAGCATTACGGCAGACAAGCACATCACCAAAGGGGCTTATCGTCCTCACGTTCCCGAACAACTGCGCGCACACAATTTGGCTGCGTTTGAAATGGTCGATTTTGTTTTGATCGATCAAAATGCAAAGCCGCTTGAAAATATTCGAAAACTTCAACCCGATCTATTCGCCAAAGGTTTTGAGTACACCAACACCGGATTGCCCCCGGAAACCCAAGAAGAAACCGATGCTGTGGAAAGCTATGGCGGTGAGATGATCTTCACGCCGGGCGATATTGTCTATTCTTCGTCGCGTATCATTGATGCAGAACTGCCGAACATCGGTATTGAGAAGCTGTTGACGATGATGAAAGAGGGCGACTTCGGTTTTGACGATTTGCGCGAAGCCGTGAGCAACCTGCAAGGCAAGCGCGTTCACGTTGTTGGCGACACGATTGTCGACAGTTATACGCGATCCAATTTAATCGGTGGGCAAACCAAAACGCCGACGTTTAGCGTCTTGTTCGAAGGGCGCGATGACTACATCGGTGGGGCAGGCATTGTGGCCCAACACCTACGCGCAGCCGGAGCCGATGTGGTCTTCTCAACCGTGTTGGGTGACGATGAATTTAAGGACTTCGTCCTCGACGGCTTGCGCGATGCGGGGGTCGAGTGCAAGGCTATTATCGACAAGACACGCCCGACGACCAATAAAAATGCAATTATTGCAAGTGGTTATCGTCTGTTAAAGATCGATACTCTGGACAACAGTAGCATTTCAAAAACCCTTATTGGCAAGCTTGTGAAACAAATTTCCGAAACGCCCGCCGATGCGGTTGTGTTCAGTGATTTCCGTCACGGGATCTACAACGCCCTGTCCGTGCCGACGTTGACGCAAGCCATTCCAGACAACGTTTACCGTGTTGCTGATAGTCAAGTGGCTAGCCGTTGGGGTAACATCACGGAATTTCTTGGTTTTGATCTGATCACGCCGAACGAACGCGAGGCGCGGTTCTCTTTGGCGGATCAAGATTCCACCGTGCGCAACCTGTCGCTCAAACTGATGGCAAAAACCGACTGCAATACGGTCTTTTTAAAGCTCGGCAGCCGCGGTGTATTTGTGTCCTACATGGATGAAGATAAAGGCGAGTGCTTCATTGCCATCGACAGTTTTGCCGGAAACGTTGTTGATGCGGTCGGAGCTGGCGATGCCATGCTGGCGTATTCGACGTTATGCATGATGACGACGGGCTCTCCGTTCATCTCATCCATTGTTGGCAGCATGGCCGCAGCGTGTGAATGTGAATACGATGGCAACATTCCCATTCGCCCCGAAGACGTCTTGCGCAAAATCGACACTGTTGAAAAACTGGCGAATTATTCATGA